The proteins below come from a single Gimesia chilikensis genomic window:
- the gatB gene encoding Asp-tRNA(Asn)/Glu-tRNA(Gln) amidotransferase subunit GatB gives MDYTVIIGLEVHVQLQTRTKLFCGCSTKFNPDQPNTQTCPVCLGLPGALPVLNREAFRLGMKTGLAINCEIPSFTKWDRKQYYYPDLPKAYQISQYDLPMSQNGWLEIEIEPETRETKKVGIIRAHLEEDAGKNSHDESGRGQDSKVDLNRCGTPLVEIVSEPDLRSAQEARKYLEELKLLLTYIDVSDCNMQEGSLRCDANVNLHIHQENGDAIATPIVEIKNLNSFRGVEQAIEYEVKRQWEEWQKTGQSIKDVPKETRGWDADRGVTLGQRGKEEAADYRYFPDPDLAPVTVTDAEREEVMNELCECPANRRNRFEADYGLSTYDAAVIIDQGIAFADYFETVAQGCSNGKQAANWVTQDVQRELNERSCQIADFPIRPEVLAALLQKVEASEITIKSARTVFQVLLEEDAASVERIQAVIEEKGLGLVSDTGELEAIVEAVVAKNEKAVADFQSGKQAAVGALIGQVMREIKGADAKVVRELLIKKMS, from the coding sequence ATGGACTATACGGTGATCATCGGTCTTGAAGTCCACGTGCAGTTACAGACCAGAACCAAACTTTTCTGCGGTTGCTCCACTAAGTTCAACCCGGACCAGCCCAACACACAGACCTGCCCTGTCTGCCTGGGATTGCCCGGTGCACTGCCAGTGCTGAACCGTGAAGCGTTTCGCTTAGGCATGAAAACCGGCCTGGCCATCAACTGTGAAATCCCGTCCTTCACCAAATGGGACCGTAAACAGTACTATTATCCAGACCTGCCCAAAGCCTATCAGATCAGCCAGTACGATCTCCCCATGAGCCAGAATGGCTGGCTGGAAATCGAAATCGAGCCGGAAACGCGAGAAACGAAAAAAGTGGGCATCATCCGTGCCCACCTCGAAGAAGATGCCGGAAAAAACAGTCACGACGAATCAGGACGGGGCCAGGACAGTAAAGTCGACCTCAACCGGTGTGGCACTCCCCTGGTGGAGATCGTTTCCGAGCCCGATCTGCGCTCGGCACAGGAAGCACGCAAATACCTGGAAGAACTCAAACTGCTCCTGACATACATTGATGTCTCTGACTGCAATATGCAGGAAGGGAGCCTGCGCTGCGATGCCAACGTGAACCTGCACATCCACCAGGAAAACGGCGATGCGATCGCCACACCGATTGTCGAAATCAAAAACCTCAACAGCTTCCGAGGGGTCGAACAGGCGATTGAGTACGAAGTCAAACGCCAGTGGGAAGAATGGCAGAAAACCGGGCAGAGCATAAAAGACGTTCCCAAAGAAACTCGGGGCTGGGACGCAGACCGAGGGGTCACACTGGGTCAGCGCGGCAAAGAAGAAGCAGCCGACTATCGCTACTTCCCAGATCCCGATCTGGCCCCGGTTACGGTAACCGATGCAGAACGCGAAGAGGTCATGAACGAACTTTGTGAATGCCCCGCGAATCGCAGAAACCGCTTCGAAGCCGACTATGGGCTTTCTACCTACGACGCTGCAGTCATTATCGATCAGGGGATCGCTTTTGCAGACTACTTCGAGACGGTAGCTCAGGGATGCAGCAACGGCAAACAGGCTGCGAACTGGGTCACCCAGGATGTTCAGCGGGAATTAAACGAGCGGAGCTGTCAGATCGCCGACTTCCCCATCCGCCCTGAAGTGCTGGCAGCCTTACTCCAGAAAGTGGAAGCCAGTGAAATCACAATCAAAAGTGCCCGCACTGTATTTCAGGTTCTGCTGGAAGAAGACGCCGCAAGCGTTGAGCGAATTCAGGCTGTGATTGAGGAAAAAGGCCTGGGCCTGGTATCAGACACCGGAGAACTGGAAGCGATCGTCGAGGCAGTTGTTGCGAAAAACGAGAAAGCCGTCGCCGACTTCCAGAGCGGCAAACAGGCTGCGGTTGGGGCACTGATTGGCCAGGTAATGCGGGAAATCAAAGGAGCTGATGCAAAAGTTGTCAGAGAGCTCCTGATCAAGAAAATGAGCTGA
- a CDS encoding metal-sulfur cluster assembly factor, with protein sequence MSDESRDETGEKKEENQLPVFSAFKGVGGDDALVEALKQVIDPELNINIVDLGLVYEILRSEDDPSKVTVSMTLTSPACPAGPQIITQAKMALERVDDVNEATIQLTMTPPWSPDLMTDDARDELGIF encoded by the coding sequence ATGTCCGATGAATCCAGAGACGAGACTGGAGAAAAGAAAGAAGAGAATCAGCTACCGGTATTCTCAGCTTTCAAAGGGGTAGGAGGCGATGATGCGCTGGTTGAAGCGTTGAAACAGGTCATTGATCCCGAGTTAAACATCAATATCGTGGATCTGGGACTCGTTTATGAAATTCTTCGGTCGGAAGATGATCCGTCCAAGGTTACCGTTTCTATGACGTTAACCAGTCCTGCCTGTCCTGCTGGTCCGCAGATTATCACGCAGGCCAAGATGGCGCTGGAGAGAGTGGATGACGTGAATGAAGCAACCATCCAGCTGACAATGACTCCGCCCTGGTCTCCTGACTTGATGACTGACGATGCCCGCGATGAACTGGGGATTTTCTAG
- a CDS encoding Rieske (2Fe-2S) protein produces the protein MLDFEEIASIDDFQDADRLEVFVEDTPVLLIRVGDHYFAIEDVCTHDGQPLTDGCIEEGAIVCPRHGARFDLQTGKALCMPATKPVRTFELEVRDRKIFARPN, from the coding sequence ATGCTCGACTTTGAAGAAATCGCATCCATTGACGATTTTCAGGATGCTGACCGGCTGGAAGTATTCGTTGAGGATACTCCCGTGCTACTGATTCGTGTGGGTGACCACTACTTCGCGATTGAAGATGTATGTACTCATGATGGTCAGCCATTAACTGATGGGTGTATTGAAGAGGGGGCGATCGTTTGTCCCCGCCATGGTGCTCGGTTTGATTTGCAGACCGGCAAAGCACTCTGTATGCCTGCCACCAAGCCCGTTCGTACATTTGAGCTAGAAGTCAGAGATCGTAAGATCTTTGCTAGACCTAACTAA
- the sufD gene encoding Fe-S cluster assembly protein SufD, translating into MSTPSVNTSAEIPAGFGEAAFEAFLATRDEPAWVTESRRQAFQRYRELLETELDPEEWRRVDLRALRPDRFQLCAAQTEQSVAPETETLLTGQADFAGHVKHTDGQLISSEMSEELAAKGVIFGDLATVVREHGELIQPYFMTRAVDSQRDRFSAWHAAFWTGGTVLYVPRNVIVDAPLHSLITLQADKAADLSHTLVILEEGASATLLEETASVSDDLLGLHVGAVELILAKEARLRYVQLQNWNHKVWHVAHQAGRVENNGFLQWTVGGIGAKLAHIHQDVVLDGRGSEAEVNGVTFSTDNQIHSFYTQQSHNAAETRSDLLYKQVLRDQARAIWRGMIRVEKEGQQTNGYQRNDSLMLSPTCRADAIPGLEIEADDVRCTHGATAGRVDEEQIFYCMSRGMSEYEAMHMIVEGFFQTVFDRIPVEAVRETLNQAIIKKLGFGR; encoded by the coding sequence ATGAGCACTCCGTCCGTGAATACGTCTGCTGAAATTCCCGCCGGTTTTGGTGAAGCAGCATTTGAAGCATTTCTGGCCACGCGTGACGAGCCAGCCTGGGTTACCGAATCCCGGCGTCAGGCATTTCAGCGTTACCGCGAGCTTCTGGAAACGGAACTCGATCCGGAAGAGTGGCGACGTGTCGATTTACGTGCCCTGCGTCCGGACCGCTTTCAGTTGTGTGCTGCACAGACTGAACAGTCAGTTGCACCGGAAACGGAAACACTGCTCACCGGACAGGCTGATTTTGCTGGTCATGTGAAGCACACAGATGGGCAGTTGATCTCCAGCGAAATGTCGGAAGAACTGGCGGCTAAAGGAGTGATTTTTGGCGACCTCGCGACAGTGGTTCGCGAACATGGCGAATTGATTCAGCCCTACTTTATGACCCGGGCCGTTGACAGTCAGCGTGATCGCTTTTCCGCATGGCACGCCGCATTCTGGACCGGTGGTACCGTTCTGTATGTGCCTCGTAATGTAATCGTGGACGCTCCACTTCATAGTCTGATCACACTCCAGGCTGACAAGGCAGCTGACCTGAGTCACACGCTGGTCATTTTGGAAGAGGGGGCTTCCGCAACTCTGTTGGAAGAAACTGCTTCCGTGAGCGATGATCTGCTCGGGCTGCATGTGGGGGCCGTTGAACTAATTCTCGCCAAAGAGGCACGCCTGCGATACGTCCAGTTGCAGAATTGGAATCATAAGGTGTGGCATGTTGCCCATCAGGCGGGACGAGTCGAAAATAACGGCTTCCTGCAGTGGACCGTCGGAGGAATCGGTGCCAAGCTGGCTCACATCCATCAGGATGTCGTCCTGGATGGCCGCGGCTCAGAAGCTGAAGTCAATGGCGTCACCTTCTCGACTGATAATCAGATCCATTCGTTCTACACGCAACAGTCGCATAATGCAGCCGAGACCCGTTCTGACCTGCTGTATAAGCAGGTACTGCGCGACCAGGCTCGTGCCATCTGGCGAGGGATGATCCGTGTTGAAAAAGAAGGCCAGCAGACGAACGGCTATCAGCGTAACGATTCTCTGATGCTTTCCCCCACATGTCGAGCCGACGCAATTCCAGGGCTGGAGATCGAGGCAGACGATGTACGCTGTACACATGGCGCGACCGCCGGGCGCGTTGATGAAGAGCAGATCTTCTATTGTATGTCACGAGGCATGTCCGAGTATGAGGCCATGCATATGATCGTGGAAGGTTTTTTCCAGACCGTGTTCGATCGAATCCCTGTCGAAGCCGTCCGTGAGACGCTGAATCAGGCGATTATCAAAAAATTGGGTTTTGGTCGGTAA
- the sufB gene encoding Fe-S cluster assembly protein SufB, with translation MATRLDTNSENESVDIGEYQYGFHDPTDKYVFTGKKGLNAEIVAQISEMKNEPAWMREFRLKSFEIFEQKPTPEWGGNLSELNYQDIHYFVRASEGQGRSWDEVPDDIRKTYDRLGIPEAEKKFLSGVKAQYESEVVYGSLQEDLAKQGVIFTDTDSALRDHPELLKEYFGTIIPPDDNKYAALNSAVWSGGSFVYVPPGVHIEFPLQAYFRINSENMGQFERTLVIVDEGASCHYVEGCTAPTYSSESLHSAVVEIIVKKGGRFRYTTIQNWSNNVYNLVTKRAFAYEDSLMEWVDGNLGSKLTMKYPAIYLMGEGARGETLSIAFAGKGQHQDAGAKMVHCAPNTSSRIISKSISKDGGRSSYRGLVKVDPKADRCKSNVVCDALLLDPESRSDTYPYIEIEDNDVAIEHEASVSKIGEEQLFYLMSRGLTEAEASSMIVTGFIEPLVKELPMEYAVEMNRLIELQMEGSIG, from the coding sequence ATGGCAACCAGGTTGGATACCAATTCGGAAAATGAAAGCGTTGATATTGGTGAATACCAATACGGGTTTCATGATCCCACCGACAAATATGTATTCACCGGCAAAAAAGGTTTGAATGCGGAAATCGTCGCCCAGATTTCTGAGATGAAAAACGAACCGGCCTGGATGCGGGAATTTCGTTTGAAGTCATTTGAGATTTTCGAACAGAAACCGACTCCCGAGTGGGGTGGAAATTTATCCGAATTGAATTACCAGGACATTCACTATTTCGTTCGCGCCTCAGAAGGACAGGGGCGCAGCTGGGATGAAGTACCTGATGACATCCGGAAAACTTACGACCGCCTGGGAATTCCCGAAGCAGAAAAGAAATTCCTCTCGGGAGTCAAAGCCCAGTACGAATCCGAAGTCGTATATGGAAGTCTCCAGGAAGACCTGGCGAAGCAGGGCGTAATCTTCACTGACACCGATTCGGCACTGCGTGATCATCCTGAGCTGTTGAAAGAATATTTCGGCACCATCATTCCACCCGACGACAATAAGTATGCTGCTTTGAATTCGGCTGTCTGGTCTGGTGGTTCATTCGTGTATGTGCCACCCGGAGTTCATATCGAATTTCCTCTGCAGGCCTACTTCCGCATTAACTCGGAAAACATGGGGCAGTTTGAACGGACGCTGGTAATCGTCGATGAAGGGGCTTCCTGCCACTACGTCGAAGGCTGTACTGCTCCGACTTACAGCTCGGAAAGTCTGCACTCTGCTGTTGTGGAAATCATCGTGAAAAAAGGCGGACGCTTCCGCTATACCACGATTCAGAACTGGTCGAACAACGTCTATAACCTGGTGACCAAGCGGGCATTTGCCTATGAAGATTCGCTGATGGAGTGGGTCGACGGGAACCTGGGTTCTAAATTGACCATGAAATATCCCGCCATCTATCTGATGGGGGAAGGTGCCCGTGGAGAAACTCTCTCTATCGCCTTCGCCGGCAAGGGGCAGCATCAGGACGCTGGTGCGAAAATGGTGCACTGTGCTCCAAATACGTCCAGCCGCATTATTTCCAAGAGTATTTCCAAAGATGGCGGCCGTTCCAGCTATCGTGGTCTGGTGAAGGTTGATCCTAAGGCGGATCGCTGTAAATCCAACGTGGTCTGCGATGCCCTGCTGCTGGATCCGGAAAGCCGTAGTGATACATACCCCTACATTGAGATCGAAGACAATGACGTGGCAATCGAGCACGAAGCCAGCGTTTCCAAGATTGGTGAAGAACAGCTGTTCTACCTCATGAGCCGCGGCTTAACCGAGGCGGAAGCATCATCCATGATCGTCACTGGATTCATTGAGCCTCTCGTTAAAGAATTGCCCATGGAATATGCAGTCGAAATGAACCGACTGATTGAATTACAGATGGAAGGTTCGATTGGTTAA
- the sufC gene encoding Fe-S cluster assembly ATPase SufC produces the protein MSLLKITDLHVSVSGTPILKGVNLEINQGEIHALMGPNGSGKSTLAYAMAGHPSYEITQGKIEIDGTDISELDPNERARLGLFLAFQYPVVIPGVKVADFLRHAMSNVRDPERKEGEKLIPMREFRKELREQMNDLGMDLEMARRYLNEGFSGGEKKRMEILQLALLKPKFAVLDETDSGLDSDAVKVVSEGLSRLSGPEMGVLIITHHERLLEFNEPQFTHVMLAGRIVETGDARLAAELHEHGYKSIRERHPEAAAEEVSETVEPV, from the coding sequence ATGAGTTTGTTGAAAATTACCGACCTGCATGTCTCAGTCAGTGGCACACCGATCCTCAAGGGGGTCAACCTGGAAATCAATCAGGGTGAGATTCATGCTTTGATGGGACCCAACGGTTCCGGTAAAAGCACGCTGGCCTATGCAATGGCTGGCCATCCAAGTTATGAAATCACTCAGGGTAAAATCGAAATCGATGGCACGGATATTTCGGAACTCGATCCGAATGAACGTGCTCGCCTCGGGCTGTTTCTCGCGTTTCAGTATCCTGTCGTGATTCCAGGAGTCAAAGTCGCCGACTTTCTGCGGCATGCGATGTCTAATGTTCGGGATCCGGAACGGAAAGAAGGCGAAAAGCTGATTCCGATGCGTGAGTTCCGTAAGGAACTGCGTGAGCAGATGAACGACCTGGGCATGGATCTCGAGATGGCTCGCAGATACCTGAATGAGGGTTTTTCGGGTGGTGAAAAGAAGCGGATGGAAATTCTGCAACTGGCTCTACTCAAGCCCAAGTTCGCCGTATTGGATGAAACTGACAGTGGTCTCGATAGTGATGCGGTGAAAGTCGTGAGTGAAGGGTTGAGTCGACTCTCCGGTCCGGAGATGGGCGTCTTGATCATTACGCACCATGAGCGGCTTCTGGAATTCAACGAACCGCAGTTTACACATGTGATGCTGGCGGGGCGGATTGTGGAAACCGGCGATGCCCGGCTGGCTGCTGAGCTTCACGAACACGGCTATAAGAGTATTCGCGAACGTCATCCCGAAGCAGCTGCAGAGGAAGTATCTGAAACCGTTGAGCCTGTGTAG